One Candidatus Binatia bacterium DNA window includes the following coding sequences:
- the pssA gene encoding CDP-diacylglycerol--serine O-phosphatidyltransferase, translating to MNPRRREVRREARRARLALLQDSVPRRGIYLLPNLITSVGLFCGIYSLVQTMQGSYTIAALAVVAAQIFDSLDGRIARLTNSTSRFGIEYDSLCDLVSFGVAPGLLIYKWALVPWGVWGWSAVGLYVICSAIRLARFNLLVGRSDPGFFLGLPVPGSALMLSSVVMMYQYVGRSGLPPKHIALLLLTYALALLMVSTVRYTSFKNLKLHGRQPLSSFVIAVLLLSFAVAAYKPFIFTGISLYVLSGPWMALMALRRGEKPFGEALGEDEEGPRKVEHLDHA from the coding sequence ATGAACCCAAGGCGGCGTGAAGTGCGACGCGAAGCACGCAGGGCCCGCCTGGCCCTGCTGCAGGATTCGGTCCCGCGGCGCGGGATCTATCTTCTCCCGAACCTGATCACGTCGGTCGGGCTGTTCTGCGGCATCTACTCGCTCGTGCAGACGATGCAGGGCAGCTACACCATCGCGGCCCTTGCCGTGGTCGCCGCGCAGATCTTCGACAGCCTCGACGGAAGGATCGCGCGGCTGACGAACTCGACAAGCCGCTTCGGCATCGAGTACGACTCGCTGTGCGACCTCGTGTCGTTCGGCGTTGCGCCGGGCCTGTTGATCTACAAGTGGGCGCTGGTGCCGTGGGGAGTGTGGGGCTGGTCGGCGGTCGGCCTGTACGTGATCTGCTCGGCGATCCGCCTTGCGCGCTTCAATCTTCTCGTCGGCCGCAGCGATCCGGGTTTCTTCCTCGGGCTTCCGGTGCCGGGCTCGGCGCTGATGCTGTCGTCGGTCGTGATGATGTACCAGTACGTCGGGCGCTCGGGTCTTCCGCCCAAGCACATCGCGCTGCTGCTGCTCACGTACGCGCTGGCGCTGCTGATGGTCAGCACCGTGCGCTACACGAGCTTCAAGAACCTCAAGCTCCACGGGCGCCAGCCGCTGTCGAGCTTCGTCATCGCGGTGCTGCTGCTCAGCTTCGCAGTCGCGGCGTACAAGCCGTTCATCTTCACCGGCATCTCGCTGTACGTGCTGTCGGGCCCGTGGATGGCGCTGATGGCGCTGCGCCGCGGGGAAAAGCCGTTCGGCGAGGCTCTCGGCGAGGACGAAGAGGGACCGCGCAAGGTCGAGCATCTCGACCACGCCTGA
- a CDS encoding 2-isopropylmalate synthase, protein MSDQNDWVRIFDTTLRDGEQSPGCTMNVDEKLVIARQLEALGVDVIEAGFAAASPGDFDAVRAVASSVRGPVVLSLARPREGDIDSALEAVDCAENPGIHIFIATSDLHLEHKLNMSRQEVVDAAVWAVERAKRHVDYIEFSAEDASRSDIDYLVTVFGEVIRAGAVVCNVPDTTGYAVPAQLRDLFRTLRTRTPGGDRVIWSTHNHNDLGLAVANSLGAIEGGARQVECTINGIGERAGNTSMEEVVMALDTRRDHFGVTTRVKTKHIYPASQALSKTIGVAIAPTKPVVGANAFAHEAGIHQDGVMKNKLTYEIMRPESVGRLSNSIVLGKHSGRHAFVDRLRELGIDLGRVDVNDAFARFKDLADKKKDVFDEDLYAICADDSIDEGRFELRNVEVASTLHGGPRATVEVSVAGVVRRCTAEGDGIVDACYRAIKDATGIDPKLESYQVKGITGGTDAIGDVSCFVREDGVGVRGHGAHTDVVMASALAFIDALNRLEARRTRLRGDSTAAAASVGP, encoded by the coding sequence ATGAGCGACCAGAACGACTGGGTAAGGATCTTCGACACGACCTTGAGAGACGGCGAGCAGTCTCCCGGCTGCACGATGAACGTCGACGAGAAGCTCGTCATCGCGCGCCAGCTCGAGGCTCTCGGCGTCGATGTCATCGAGGCCGGTTTCGCCGCGGCCTCGCCCGGCGATTTCGACGCCGTGCGCGCGGTAGCGAGCAGTGTGCGCGGCCCGGTCGTGCTCAGCCTGGCGCGCCCGCGCGAAGGCGACATCGACAGCGCGCTCGAAGCCGTCGATTGCGCGGAGAATCCCGGCATCCACATCTTCATTGCGACCTCCGACCTGCACCTGGAGCACAAGCTCAACATGAGCCGCCAGGAAGTCGTCGATGCCGCGGTATGGGCCGTCGAAAGGGCCAAGCGGCACGTCGACTACATCGAGTTCTCGGCCGAAGACGCCTCGCGCAGCGACATCGATTACCTCGTCACCGTCTTCGGCGAGGTCATCCGCGCCGGCGCCGTCGTCTGCAACGTGCCCGACACGACGGGCTATGCGGTCCCGGCCCAGCTGCGCGACCTGTTCCGCACGCTGCGCACGCGCACGCCCGGCGGCGACCGCGTCATCTGGAGCACGCACAACCACAACGACCTCGGCCTGGCGGTCGCCAATTCGCTCGGCGCCATCGAGGGCGGTGCGCGCCAGGTGGAATGCACGATCAACGGCATCGGCGAGAGGGCCGGCAACACGTCGATGGAAGAGGTCGTGATGGCGCTGGACACGCGCCGCGACCACTTCGGCGTCACGACGCGCGTGAAGACGAAGCACATCTACCCGGCCAGCCAGGCGCTGTCGAAGACGATCGGAGTGGCCATTGCGCCGACCAAGCCGGTGGTGGGAGCCAACGCGTTCGCCCACGAGGCGGGCATCCACCAGGACGGCGTCATGAAGAACAAGCTCACGTACGAGATCATGCGGCCCGAGTCGGTCGGGCGCCTGAGCAACTCGATCGTGCTCGGCAAGCACTCGGGGCGCCACGCGTTCGTCGACCGACTGCGCGAGCTCGGCATCGACCTCGGCCGCGTCGACGTCAACGATGCGTTCGCGCGCTTCAAGGATCTGGCCGACAAGAAGAAGGACGTGTTCGACGAGGACCTGTACGCGATCTGCGCGGACGACAGCATCGACGAGGGACGGTTCGAGCTGCGCAACGTCGAGGTCGCCTCGACGCTGCACGGCGGGCCTCGCGCGACCGTCGAAGTATCGGTTGCCGGCGTCGTACGCCGCTGCACGGCCGAAGGCGACGGCATCGTCGATGCGTGCTACCGCGCGATCAAGGACGCGACCGGCATCGATCCCAAGCTCGAAAGCTACCAGGTCAAGGGCATCACCGGCGGCACCGACGCGATCGGCGACGTGAGCTGCTTCGTGCGCG